One window from the genome of Metabacillus flavus encodes:
- a CDS encoding CapA family protein, translating into MKKIIMTCLIIVVCLTISAFLLVNRKSEKTRLIMKHPSNHLSNSYKPYKAEALLSAAGDFLVHSQVYTDALTGQNKYNFNPMLQEIRSFFKDADLAFINQESVLGGASIGVSSYPSFNSPYEAGDALINAGIDIVNMANNHTLDKGPGGIYNAITYYEKKGLTYIGAYKNTRDSLTPRVINKNGIKFGFLGYTYGTNGIPVPSGKRFLVNLMDVEKMKRDIKEIKPLSDFVIVSVHWGMEYQRFPNEDQERIAAILADAGTDVIIGHHPHVLQPMEWIAGKNGRRTLVVYSLGNFLSGQQGEYKDIGGIVQIPFTKSSSGTSVKASVGNPEFIPTIVTNQDKEKYRVKILKDVNPKLNRSIENHVLSPLKTIK; encoded by the coding sequence ATGAAAAAAATCATAATGACCTGCTTGATTATTGTTGTTTGCCTGACGATATCTGCGTTCTTGTTAGTAAACCGAAAAAGTGAGAAGACGCGCCTCATTATGAAACACCCCTCCAATCATTTATCCAACTCCTATAAACCTTATAAAGCGGAAGCCCTCCTTTCTGCTGCTGGTGATTTTCTTGTTCACAGCCAAGTCTATACAGATGCCCTTACAGGTCAAAATAAATACAATTTTAACCCGATGCTTCAAGAAATTCGTTCCTTTTTTAAAGATGCGGACCTCGCTTTTATCAATCAGGAATCAGTACTTGGCGGTGCATCAATCGGAGTGTCCTCCTACCCATCGTTCAATTCGCCTTATGAAGCAGGAGATGCTTTAATAAATGCGGGGATCGATATCGTGAATATGGCAAACAACCATACACTTGATAAAGGCCCTGGAGGCATCTATAATGCGATTACATACTATGAGAAAAAAGGGCTCACCTATATTGGAGCCTATAAAAATACAAGAGATTCCCTTACTCCAAGGGTGATTAATAAAAATGGAATTAAATTTGGATTTCTGGGCTATACATATGGAACAAACGGAATTCCGGTTCCTTCAGGAAAGCGCTTCCTTGTTAATTTAATGGATGTTGAAAAAATGAAAAGGGATATAAAAGAAATCAAACCCTTATCTGATTTTGTTATTGTCAGCGTACACTGGGGAATGGAATATCAGCGTTTTCCGAACGAGGATCAGGAGAGGATTGCTGCAATCCTGGCTGATGCGGGGACAGATGTCATCATTGGACACCATCCGCATGTCCTGCAGCCAATGGAATGGATTGCGGGTAAGAATGGGAGACGAACCCTTGTTGTTTACTCATTAGGCAACTTTCTGTCCGGTCAGCAGGGAGAATATAAAGATATCGGGGGAATTGTACAGATTCCTTTTACTAAATCATCCTCAGGCACATCTGTAAAGGCAAGTGTAGGCAATCCTGAATTTATTCCCACAATCGTAACCAATCAAGATAAGGAAAAGTATCGGGTGA
- the plsY gene encoding glycerol-3-phosphate 1-O-acyltransferase PlsY → MIIALIIIIAYLLGSIPSGLVVGKAGYGIDIREHGSGNLGGTNAFRTLGVKAGLIVTLSDILKGTAAASVPLWFGSEFHPLLAGIFAVVGHMFPVFAKFKGGKAVATSGGVLLFYAPVLFITMLAFFFILLLLTKYVSLSSMLSGVYAVVFSVVLGDVWLIAITCVMTFFVIYRHRANISRIRNGTEPKVRFGKKAV, encoded by the coding sequence ATGATTATAGCGCTTATTATCATTATTGCTTATTTGCTTGGTTCCATTCCTTCAGGTCTCGTAGTTGGGAAAGCCGGATACGGGATTGATATCCGGGAGCATGGGAGCGGGAATCTGGGGGGAACCAATGCGTTCAGAACCCTGGGCGTAAAAGCGGGATTGATTGTGACCCTCTCAGATATTTTAAAAGGAACAGCTGCTGCATCCGTTCCCCTTTGGTTCGGAAGTGAATTCCACCCGCTGCTTGCCGGAATATTTGCAGTTGTAGGCCATATGTTCCCTGTGTTCGCGAAATTTAAAGGCGGAAAAGCGGTGGCGACGTCAGGCGGGGTCCTGCTGTTCTACGCTCCTGTTCTTTTTATCACGATGCTCGCATTTTTCTTTATACTTCTGCTGCTGACTAAGTATGTGTCCCTATCCTCTATGCTCTCAGGAGTGTATGCAGTTGTCTTTTCGGTTGTACTTGGAGATGTATGGCTGATTGCAATCACATGCGTTATGACCTTTTTCGTTATTTACAGGCATCGGGCAAACATTAGCAGAATCCGTAATGGCACAGAGCCTAAAGTCCGTTTTGGGAAAAAAGCAGTCTAG
- a CDS encoding CoA-binding protein: MIENPSRDEIRKILKTSKRIAVVGLSSDPNRTSYMVSKAMQAAGYEIIPVNPAIDEALGVKAVPDLKSIKGPVDIVNVFRRSEFLPDAAEDFLKIDAKVFWSQLGVAHEETYHMLKEKGYTVIMDRCIKVEHALTK, encoded by the coding sequence ATGATTGAAAATCCTTCAAGAGACGAGATTCGCAAGATATTAAAGACAAGCAAACGAATTGCAGTTGTAGGGCTTTCATCAGATCCTAATCGAACCTCCTATATGGTCAGCAAAGCGATGCAAGCAGCCGGCTATGAAATAATCCCGGTTAACCCTGCAATCGATGAAGCTCTTGGCGTAAAAGCGGTACCTGATCTAAAAAGCATTAAAGGACCGGTAGATATTGTGAATGTATTCCGAAGATCCGAATTTCTGCCAGACGCTGCGGAGGATTTTTTGAAGATTGATGCAAAGGTTTTCTGGTCCCAGCTTGGTGTTGCACATGAAGAAACTTATCATATGCTTAAAGAAAAAGGATATACGGTCATCATGGACCGCTGCATTAAAGTTGAACATGCGTTGACTAAATAA
- the parE gene encoding DNA topoisomerase IV subunit B, with product MVKQQFDYNDDAIQVLEGLDAVRKRPGMYIGSTDSRGLHHLVYEIVDNSVDEALAGFGDEITVIIHKDNSISVKDKGRGMPTGMHKMGKPTPEVILTVLHAGGKFGQGGYKTSGGLHGVGASVVNALSEWLTVTICRDGFIYEQRFENGGKPVTTLEKKGKTNKTGTTIHFKPDPIIFSATVYNFETLSERLRESAFLLKGFKIQLKDERDQLEETYFYETGIEAFVEYLNEEKDSLNPVVSFEGSQNGIEAEFAFQFNDGYSENILSFVNNVRTKDGGTHEAGAKTAMTRAFNEYARKAGLLKEKDKNLEGSDIREGLSAIVSVRIPEELLQFEGQTKGKLGTSEARSAVDAIVSEHLAYFFEENPETSTLLVRKSIKAYQAREAARKAREEARSGKKRKRSETNLSGKLTPAQSRNPQRNELYLVEGDSAGGSAKQGRDRKFQAVLPLRGKVINTEKAKLQDIFKNEEINTIIHAIGGGVGAEFMVEDINYDKVVIMTDADTDGAHIQVLLLTFFYRYMKPLIEAGKVFIALPPLYKVSKGTGRKEIAEYAWSDEELKVVQKKVGRGTIIQRYKGLGEMNADQLWETTMNPETRTLIRVRIDDAARAERRVTTLMGDKVEPRRKWIERNVAFGLEDESNILENENLSVAEED from the coding sequence TTGGTTAAGCAGCAATTTGACTACAACGATGATGCTATACAAGTGCTGGAAGGGCTGGATGCAGTCAGAAAACGGCCGGGAATGTATATTGGAAGCACAGATAGCAGAGGGCTTCATCATCTTGTTTATGAAATCGTAGATAACTCAGTGGATGAGGCCTTAGCAGGCTTTGGGGATGAAATCACCGTCATCATCCACAAGGATAATAGCATATCCGTTAAAGATAAAGGACGGGGGATGCCTACCGGAATGCACAAAATGGGAAAACCCACTCCGGAGGTCATTTTAACGGTTCTTCATGCCGGCGGTAAGTTTGGCCAGGGAGGCTATAAAACGAGCGGCGGACTTCACGGTGTTGGAGCATCCGTTGTGAACGCTCTGTCTGAATGGCTGACTGTCACCATTTGCCGGGACGGTTTTATTTATGAACAGCGTTTTGAAAACGGCGGCAAGCCTGTCACTACCCTGGAGAAAAAGGGTAAAACGAATAAAACCGGTACAACGATCCACTTCAAGCCGGACCCGATTATATTCAGTGCAACCGTCTATAATTTTGAAACTCTAAGCGAACGCTTAAGAGAATCTGCCTTTTTGCTGAAAGGGTTTAAAATTCAGCTGAAGGATGAGCGGGATCAGCTGGAGGAAACGTACTTTTATGAAACCGGAATTGAAGCCTTTGTGGAATATCTGAATGAAGAGAAAGACTCGCTCAATCCGGTGGTGTCCTTTGAGGGATCTCAAAACGGAATCGAAGCAGAGTTTGCCTTCCAGTTTAACGATGGATACTCCGAAAATATTTTATCATTTGTCAACAATGTACGGACAAAAGACGGCGGCACACATGAAGCAGGAGCCAAGACTGCCATGACCCGGGCATTCAACGAGTATGCCAGAAAAGCAGGGCTCTTAAAAGAGAAGGATAAAAACCTTGAAGGATCTGACATCCGGGAAGGTTTATCCGCGATCGTTTCTGTCAGAATTCCAGAAGAGCTTTTGCAATTTGAAGGCCAAACAAAGGGCAAGCTTGGTACGAGCGAAGCAAGGTCAGCTGTTGACGCCATTGTTTCTGAGCATCTGGCCTATTTCTTTGAGGAAAACCCGGAAACGAGCACCCTGCTCGTCCGTAAATCCATTAAAGCTTACCAGGCAAGGGAAGCAGCCCGTAAAGCACGGGAAGAGGCAAGAAGCGGGAAGAAAAGAAAGCGTTCTGAAACAAATTTAAGCGGAAAACTGACACCAGCACAGTCCCGAAATCCGCAGAGGAATGAGCTTTACCTCGTGGAGGGGGATTCAGCCGGCGGCTCTGCGAAACAAGGACGAGACCGCAAGTTCCAGGCTGTTCTTCCTTTGAGAGGAAAAGTCATCAATACGGAAAAGGCGAAGCTTCAGGATATTTTTAAAAATGAAGAAATCAATACGATTATTCATGCCATTGGAGGCGGCGTCGGTGCCGAATTCATGGTTGAAGACATTAATTACGATAAAGTAGTCATCATGACAGATGCCGATACTGACGGAGCGCATATCCAAGTGCTTCTTCTCACCTTTTTCTACCGGTATATGAAACCGCTGATAGAAGCCGGGAAGGTTTTTATCGCGCTGCCTCCGCTTTACAAGGTGAGCAAAGGGACCGGCAGAAAAGAAATAGCTGAATATGCATGGTCAGATGAAGAGCTTAAAGTGGTTCAAAAGAAAGTTGGCCGGGGAACTATCATCCAGCGTTATAAAGGTCTTGGCGAAATGAACGCTGACCAGCTGTGGGAAACGACGATGAACCCTGAAACACGGACCCTCATCCGGGTGAGAATCGATGATGCAGCAAGAGCCGAGCGCCGTGTCACGACCTTAATGGGTGATAAAGTTGAACCGCGCAGAAAATGGATTGAGCGCAATGTAGCGTTTGGCCTGGAAGATGAAAGCAATATTTTGGAAAATGAAAATTTGTCGGTCGCAGAGGAGGATTAA
- the parC gene encoding DNA topoisomerase IV subunit A — protein sequence MAQTEKFHDLPLEEVLGDRFGRYSKYIIQDRALPDARDGLKPVQRRILYAMYAEGNTQEKGFRKSAKTVGNVIGNYHPHGDSSVYEAMVRMSQDWKVRNLLVEMHGNNGSVDGDPPAAMRYTEARLSAIASELLRDIDKETVEFIPNFDDTSAEPVVLPAKYPNLLVNGSTGISAGYATEIPPHHLGEVIDGVIKRIDHPDCTVDDLMEVVKGPDFPTGGIIQGIEGIKKAYETGKGKIIIRSKAEIENLKGGRQQIVITEIPYEVNKANLVKKMDEFRIERKVEGISEVRDETDRTGLRVVVELKKDANAAGVLNYLYKNSDLQIPYNFNMVAIAGRRPTLMTLPSILDAYITHQKEVITNRSVYELRKAKERHHIVDGLIKALSILDQVISVIRASTDKKNAKENLISSFGFTEPQAEAIVTLQLYRLTNTDITALREEASELDRKILELEGILNNEKTLFQVIKNDLKKLKKTYQDDRRSIIEAEIEEIKINLEVMVASEDVIVTVTKDGYIKRTSQRSFSASSGQEFGMKEKDRLISQLEMNTKDVLLLFTNKGSYLYCPVHTLPDIRWKDMGQHIANIIPIDRNECILKAIPVKEFTEHHYLLFITKNGMVKRTELTAYKAQRYSKPLVALNLKEDDELIDLHLTGGQSELFLTTHLGYGLWFGEEEVSLVGARAAGVKGISLKPDDFVISGQIFEKNTAPSILIVTQRGAVKRMDLTAEFERTSRAKRGLIMLRELKKNPHRLMGSFLTNKDVMIYLKTAKGLVESVRSSSYRNNDRYSNGSFAVDEHEAGNVTEIWTNGWITE from the coding sequence ATGGCGCAAACAGAAAAATTTCATGACTTGCCATTAGAAGAAGTATTAGGCGACCGTTTCGGACGTTACAGTAAATACATTATTCAGGACCGTGCCCTGCCGGATGCCAGGGATGGATTAAAGCCGGTCCAAAGAAGAATCCTTTATGCCATGTATGCAGAAGGTAACACCCAGGAAAAAGGCTTCAGAAAATCAGCTAAAACCGTCGGTAATGTCATCGGGAACTACCATCCGCATGGAGACTCCTCTGTTTATGAGGCTATGGTGCGGATGAGCCAGGACTGGAAAGTGCGCAACCTGCTTGTAGAGATGCATGGAAACAACGGAAGTGTGGACGGTGACCCGCCCGCAGCGATGCGTTATACGGAAGCCCGTCTTTCTGCAATCGCTTCTGAGCTTTTAAGAGACATTGACAAAGAAACGGTAGAATTTATTCCAAACTTTGATGATACAAGTGCAGAGCCTGTCGTTCTCCCTGCGAAATACCCGAACCTTCTTGTTAACGGTTCAACCGGAATTTCAGCTGGTTATGCAACGGAGATTCCACCTCATCATTTAGGAGAAGTCATAGATGGTGTCATCAAACGGATCGATCATCCGGACTGTACCGTTGACGATTTAATGGAAGTCGTTAAGGGGCCGGATTTTCCTACAGGCGGTATCATTCAGGGCATTGAGGGCATTAAAAAAGCCTATGAAACAGGAAAAGGCAAAATCATCATCCGCAGCAAAGCAGAAATAGAGAACCTAAAGGGCGGCCGGCAGCAAATTGTGATCACAGAAATCCCCTACGAGGTTAACAAAGCGAATCTTGTCAAGAAAATGGATGAATTCCGGATTGAACGGAAAGTGGAAGGCATCTCCGAGGTTCGCGATGAAACCGACCGTACGGGACTGCGTGTTGTGGTTGAACTCAAAAAAGATGCAAATGCAGCTGGCGTCCTGAACTATCTATATAAAAACAGCGACCTCCAAATCCCGTATAATTTTAATATGGTCGCAATAGCGGGACGCAGACCAACGCTCATGACGCTTCCTTCCATCCTGGATGCCTACATCACCCACCAGAAGGAAGTCATTACAAACCGGTCTGTGTATGAGCTGAGGAAAGCAAAAGAGCGCCATCACATCGTGGATGGCCTTATAAAGGCTCTTTCTATCCTGGATCAGGTCATTTCGGTTATCCGTGCCTCAACGGATAAAAAGAATGCAAAAGAAAATCTGATTTCTTCCTTCGGATTTACCGAGCCTCAGGCTGAAGCCATTGTAACCTTGCAGCTATACCGTCTGACCAATACAGACATTACCGCTCTAAGGGAAGAAGCGAGTGAGCTTGACCGCAAAATCCTTGAACTTGAAGGGATCTTGAATAATGAGAAAACATTATTCCAAGTAATCAAGAACGACTTGAAAAAACTGAAAAAAACCTATCAGGATGATCGCAGATCCATTATTGAAGCAGAAATTGAAGAGATTAAAATCAATCTTGAAGTGATGGTTGCGTCTGAAGATGTAATCGTAACCGTGACAAAGGATGGCTATATCAAGCGGACGAGCCAGCGTTCCTTCTCCGCTTCAAGCGGCCAGGAATTCGGCATGAAAGAAAAAGACAGGCTGATTTCCCAGCTGGAGATGAATACGAAGGATGTTCTGCTCCTCTTTACTAACAAAGGCAGCTACCTGTACTGTCCTGTTCATACTCTGCCTGATATCCGCTGGAAAGACATGGGTCAGCATATCGCCAATATCATACCGATTGACCGGAACGAATGCATTCTTAAGGCCATACCGGTTAAAGAATTCACGGAGCACCATTACTTGCTGTTCATCACGAAGAACGGCATGGTGAAAAGAACTGAGCTTACGGCTTATAAGGCGCAGCGTTATTCAAAACCGCTAGTTGCCCTCAACTTAAAAGAAGACGACGAGCTGATCGATCTGCACTTAACTGGTGGACAATCCGAATTATTCCTCACCACACACCTTGGATACGGTCTATGGTTTGGGGAAGAGGAAGTAAGTTTAGTAGGTGCGAGGGCAGCAGGAGTGAAAGGAATCAGCCTGAAGCCGGACGATTTCGTCATCAGCGGTCAGATCTTCGAGAAAAACACGGCTCCTTCCATACTGATTGTGACGCAAAGAGGCGCTGTAAAACGAATGGATCTGACTGCAGAATTTGAGCGGACTTCCCGGGCTAAGCGCGGCCTGATTATGCTTAGAGAGCTAAAAAAGAACCCTCATCGCCTGATGGGATCCTTCCTGACGAATAAAGATGTGATGATTTACCTGAAAACCGCAAAAGGACTTGTTGAGTCCGTGCGCTCCAGCTCTTACCGAAACAATGACCGCTACAGCAATGGTTCGTTTGCTGTGGATGAGCACGAAGCCGGCAATGTTACAGAAATTTGGACAAACGGCTGGATAACAGAATAG
- a CDS encoding DUF1499 domain-containing protein yields the protein MNRIHACDKNSKNCVSTFNQEKPQQIRPASYILSEGEAMAIMKDLLTSMDRVSVEEEDTVYIRCIFQTKWLRFKDDVEIWFDSENKKVHIKSSSRMGYSDFGVNRRRAERILQSFQEKEKQHV from the coding sequence ATGAATCGAATTCATGCGTGCGACAAAAACTCAAAAAACTGTGTTTCTACTTTTAATCAGGAGAAGCCTCAGCAAATTCGTCCGGCTTCATACATCCTATCAGAAGGAGAGGCCATGGCAATTATGAAGGACCTGTTAACGTCCATGGACCGGGTATCGGTAGAAGAAGAGGATACGGTATACATACGCTGCATTTTCCAGACAAAATGGCTAAGGTTTAAGGATGATGTAGAAATTTGGTTTGATTCGGAAAACAAAAAGGTTCATATCAAATCGTCATCGAGAATGGGGTATTCAGACTTTGGAGTGAATCGGAGGAGAGCGGAGCGGATTTTGCAGAGCTTTCAAGAAAAAGAAAAGCAGCACGTTTAA
- a CDS encoding alanine/glycine:cation symporter family protein — protein sequence MDFINGLFYGYLDLLWSKLLIYMLIILGIFFTIRTKFVQFRHFGEMIKLLGDKNMTSGEGGKGVSSLQAFFISAASRVGTGNIAGVAIAIALGGPGAVFWMWLIALIGMATAFVESTLAQVYKVKDGDQYRGGPAYYMERALGQRWMGILFAILITLCFGLIFNAVQANTISLAFESAFNVNKSVMAGILVIITAFIIFGGLKRIVAATQLIVPVMAGLYILVALFVVIVNITQVPAVIGHIFSSAFGLDSAAGGAVGAAMMQGIKRGLFSNEAGMGSAPNAAATAHVSHPAKQGFIQSLGVFFDTIMVCSATAFMILLYDLTPNADLEGIQLTQAALSHHIGGWAQIFVAVSIFLFAYSSIIGNYYYGETNIEFMNTNMSLLLVYRIAVLIMVVFGSVSGFQLVWDLADVFMGTMAIVNLVAITLLAGIAVKVMNHYLKQRREGIDPVFTEDSVPGLKNIEAWNENRLNK from the coding sequence ATGGATTTCATCAATGGATTATTTTATGGGTATCTTGATTTACTGTGGAGTAAATTATTAATTTATATGCTCATCATATTAGGAATATTTTTTACAATTCGTACAAAGTTTGTTCAATTTCGCCATTTTGGAGAAATGATTAAACTGCTTGGTGATAAAAACATGACTTCAGGCGAAGGTGGAAAAGGAGTTTCTTCTCTGCAGGCATTCTTTATAAGTGCGGCTTCGCGGGTAGGAACAGGAAACATTGCCGGTGTAGCTATTGCCATCGCATTAGGCGGTCCTGGAGCTGTTTTCTGGATGTGGCTTATAGCTTTAATTGGAATGGCAACTGCATTCGTTGAAAGCACGCTTGCTCAGGTTTATAAAGTGAAAGACGGGGATCAGTACCGTGGCGGTCCGGCCTACTACATGGAGAGGGCCCTTGGGCAGAGATGGATGGGCATTCTGTTTGCCATTTTGATTACACTCTGTTTTGGACTAATCTTTAATGCAGTCCAAGCGAATACAATCTCTCTTGCATTCGAATCCGCATTTAATGTAAATAAATCGGTTATGGCCGGTATATTGGTCATTATCACAGCGTTTATCATTTTTGGAGGACTGAAACGAATTGTGGCTGCGACTCAGCTGATCGTACCAGTGATGGCCGGTTTATATATATTAGTCGCGCTGTTCGTTGTTATCGTAAATATTACACAGGTGCCTGCAGTCATCGGTCATATTTTTTCTTCTGCATTTGGCTTAGACTCTGCAGCGGGCGGTGCTGTGGGTGCAGCAATGATGCAAGGAATTAAACGCGGGCTATTTTCCAACGAAGCAGGGATGGGGAGCGCACCCAATGCGGCAGCCACCGCACATGTATCCCATCCTGCAAAACAGGGCTTTATACAATCCCTTGGTGTATTTTTTGATACGATTATGGTCTGCAGTGCAACAGCATTCATGATTCTTCTTTATGATCTGACACCAAATGCGGACTTGGAAGGCATTCAGCTTACACAAGCAGCATTAAGCCATCATATTGGAGGATGGGCGCAGATTTTCGTTGCAGTCAGTATTTTCTTATTTGCTTACAGCTCGATTATAGGGAATTATTATTATGGTGAAACGAATATTGAATTCATGAATACAAACATGAGCTTGCTTTTGGTTTACAGAATAGCTGTTCTTATAATGGTCGTTTTTGGATCCGTTTCAGGCTTCCAGCTTGTATGGGATCTTGCTGATGTATTTATGGGCACGATGGCAATCGTTAACCTGGTAGCCATTACTCTGCTCGCTGGAATTGCGGTAAAAGTGATGAATCATTATCTGAAGCAACGCAGAGAAGGAATAGACCCGGTATTTACAGAAGACTCCGTGCCGGGCTTGAAAAACATTGAAGCATGGAATGAAAATCGACTGAATAAGTAA
- a CDS encoding ABC transporter ATP-binding protein: protein MFTISDLVYKDILSISHMKMEEGKVTSIIGESGAGKSTLLKMLNILLSPDSGRIQYKNSDVSEGNAITHRREVVMLAQQPVIFEGSVEDNLQIGRIFSEKLPVSTDALKNVLALVKLDKELDQSAEDLSGGEKQRLALARVYLMEPECFLLDEPTSALDEGTEDEIVRTFLEAVKGKTVIMVTHSNEIAEKYSDSIITLKKQKRDKTNEA from the coding sequence ATGTTTACGATCTCAGATCTGGTATATAAAGACATACTGTCCATCAGCCATATGAAAATGGAAGAAGGGAAGGTAACAAGCATTATCGGAGAAAGCGGAGCGGGAAAATCTACTCTGCTGAAAATGCTGAATATTCTTCTATCACCCGACAGCGGGAGAATTCAATATAAAAACAGTGACGTTAGTGAGGGAAACGCCATTACCCATCGAAGGGAAGTGGTCATGCTTGCCCAGCAGCCTGTTATTTTTGAAGGATCGGTTGAAGACAATCTGCAGATTGGCAGAATCTTTTCTGAAAAACTGCCCGTTTCAACGGATGCACTTAAAAATGTCTTAGCGCTTGTCAAACTGGATAAGGAACTGGATCAATCTGCTGAAGATTTATCAGGCGGAGAGAAGCAAAGGCTTGCGCTGGCTCGCGTGTATTTGATGGAACCTGAGTGCTTTCTGCTGGATGAGCCTACTTCCGCTTTGGATGAAGGCACCGAGGATGAAATAGTTCGGACGTTTCTAGAAGCCGTAAAAGGAAAGACGGTCATAATGGTCACCCATTCTAATGAAATCGCAGAGAAATACAGTGACTCCATCATCACATTAAAAAAGCAAAAAAGGGACAAGACAAATGAAGCATAA
- a CDS encoding ABC transporter permease, whose protein sequence is MKHNMINIDLWRLIAAYGFIVLLLAIVKRRGIRREWKIIIATTRMSVQLILVGYILTYIFEKPNPFISILIVLIMETFAIINIYRQIDEYLSKKMKTVIAISMFSGSIASLLFFNFVVVHFEPWYEPRYFIPIAGMIIGNSMTGITLGVKNMTEGMRKQKNYVEGALMLGAKPEDASKSIVNSAFDSAILPTLNNMLGMGIVFLPGMMTGQILAGASPLVAIEYQIVVLLSITGSTALCVILFIHLGTKLFFNKRAQLVYKED, encoded by the coding sequence ATGAAGCATAACATGATAAATATCGACTTATGGAGACTCATTGCTGCGTACGGGTTTATTGTTCTGCTTCTTGCCATTGTTAAGAGAAGGGGAATCAGACGAGAGTGGAAAATTATTATAGCCACTACAAGAATGTCTGTGCAGCTAATTTTAGTAGGCTACATCCTTACATACATATTTGAAAAGCCAAATCCGTTTATATCTATTTTAATTGTTTTGATTATGGAAACCTTCGCTATTATTAATATCTACCGGCAAATCGATGAATACTTATCCAAAAAAATGAAAACAGTTATCGCCATTTCCATGTTTTCAGGATCCATTGCAAGCCTACTGTTCTTCAATTTTGTCGTGGTTCACTTTGAACCATGGTATGAACCGCGTTACTTCATTCCGATAGCGGGAATGATCATCGGAAACTCCATGACAGGAATTACATTAGGAGTAAAGAACATGACGGAAGGTATGAGGAAACAAAAGAATTATGTAGAAGGAGCGCTGATGCTCGGAGCTAAGCCTGAGGATGCTTCGAAATCGATTGTCAATTCTGCATTTGATTCCGCGATTTTGCCCACATTGAACAACATGCTCGGAATGGGAATTGTCTTTCTACCAGGCATGATGACTGGACAAATTCTTGCAGGTGCAAGTCCTCTTGTTGCTATTGAGTACCAAATTGTTGTTTTGTTAAGTATAACGGGCAGTACGGCACTGTGCGTGATCCTTTTCATCCACCTCGGAACAAAGCTGTTTTTTAACAAAAGAGCCCAGCTTGTTTACAAAGAGGACTAG
- a CDS encoding rhodanese-related sulfurtransferase, with protein MSTKPYRVLLYYNYVTIEDPEEFAASHLAFCKELELKGRILVANEGINGTVSGSFEQTEAYMNAMKNDARFADMVFKIDEADQHAFKKMHVRPRKELVTLRLEDDVNPKEITGKYYSPKEFHEALQQEDTIVLDARNDYEYDLGHFRGAIKPDIHAFRELPDWIRENKELLEGKKILTYCTGGIRCEKFSGFLLKEGFEDVAQLHGGIVTYGKDAEVQGDLWDGQCYVFDERISVPVNRKEHVIVGKDYFTGEPCERYTNCANPVCNKQILASEENEEKHYRSCSEECLVHPRNLYVEKHNLSEDDILRKLEELKQENTMPAMS; from the coding sequence ATGTCAACCAAACCATACAGAGTATTGCTGTATTACAACTATGTAACGATAGAAGACCCTGAAGAGTTTGCTGCAAGCCATTTGGCATTCTGCAAGGAGCTGGAGCTTAAAGGCCGTATTCTTGTAGCAAATGAGGGAATCAACGGAACGGTTTCCGGCTCATTCGAGCAAACGGAAGCCTATATGAATGCAATGAAAAACGATGCCCGTTTTGCGGATATGGTTTTTAAAATCGATGAAGCCGATCAGCATGCATTCAAAAAGATGCACGTTCGCCCGAGAAAGGAATTGGTGACACTGCGTCTTGAGGATGATGTGAATCCTAAAGAAATTACCGGGAAGTATTACAGTCCTAAAGAGTTCCATGAGGCATTACAGCAGGAAGATACCATTGTTCTTGATGCACGAAACGATTATGAATATGATCTAGGACATTTTAGAGGCGCGATAAAGCCTGATATTCACGCTTTCCGTGAGCTTCCTGATTGGATTCGCGAAAATAAGGAGCTGCTGGAAGGCAAAAAAATTCTTACCTACTGCACAGGCGGAATTCGCTGTGAAAAGTTCTCCGGTTTTCTTTTGAAAGAAGGATTTGAGGATGTTGCCCAGCTTCACGGAGGAATTGTCACTTACGGTAAGGACGCTGAAGTTCAAGGTGATTTGTGGGATGGACAATGCTATGTTTTCGATGAACGCATCAGTGTTCCAGTTAACCGCAAAGAGCATGTCATCGTCGGCAAAGACTATTTTACAGGCGAACCATGTGAAAGATATACAAATTGTGCAAATCCTGTTTGCAACAAACAGATTTTAGCTTCAGAGGAAAATGAAGAAAAGCATTATCGCAGCTGCTCTGAAGAATGTCTCGTCCACCCAAGAAACCTTTATGTTGAAAAACATAACCTGAGTGAAGATGATATTCTCCGGAAACTGGAAGAGCTTAAGCAAGAGAATACTATGCCAGCGATGAGCTGA